The following are encoded in a window of Danio aesculapii chromosome 12, fDanAes4.1, whole genome shotgun sequence genomic DNA:
- the cd37 gene encoding leukocyte antigen CD37, translated as MASECCVSVTKYFLFLFNLVFFLLGSLLLASGLWMLLSDISDIKTFVGPILQYISISLLSYLLIVSGSVTMSLGFFGCLGSLKTVKFLLATYFILLTVLLAAQIVGGVLFYTMKSELSNSLEKEMDLIQSIGKNDSSFKETMDYIQKQGKCCGWEGKADWGDSIPCSCYNETNTNDATNETKEICAKCFPHSSNTPQLTCMINNEKGCKDYIENWLNANLHFILVVILAISVVEICGMILSMSLYKEGSVNYRNILL; from the exons ATGGCATCTGAATGCTGTGTCAGTGTCACCAAATACTTCCTCTTTCTCTTCAACTTGGTTTTCTTT CTCTTAGGATCCCTCCTCTTAGCTTCGGGACTATGGATGCTATTATCAGACATCAGCGATATAAAAA CTTTCGTAGGTCCTATTCTTCAATATATATCCATCTCTCTTCTCTCCTACCTGCTGATCGTCAGTGGCTCTGTAACCATGTCTTTGGGCTTTTTTGGATGTCTGGGTTCTCTGAAGACTGTCAAATTCTTGCTGGCAACT TATTTCATCCTGTTGACGGTTCTGCTCGCAGCTCAGATAGTGGGTGGTGTTCTTTTCTACACTATGAAGAGCGAG CTGTCAAATTCACTAGAGAAAGAAATGGATCTAATACAGTCAATTGGAAAGAATGATTCCAGTTTTAAAGAGACCATGGATTACATCCAGAAGCAA GGAAAATGCTGTGGTTGGGAGGGAAAAGCTGACTGGGGAGACTCTATACCCTGTTCCTGCTATAATGAAACTAACACCAACGATGCAACAAATGAAACCAAAGAAATATGTGCCAAGTGTTTCCCACATTCTTCAAATACTCCACAATTAACCTGCATGATTAATAATGAG AAAGGTTGCAAGGACTATATAGAGAACTGGCTGAATGCCAATCTTCACTTCATTTTGGTGGTTATTTTGGCCATTTCTGTGGTGGAG ATATGTGGTATGATCCTTTCGATGTCTCTGTATAAAGAGGGTTCAGTGAATTACAGAAACATCTTACTCTGA
- the gall gene encoding galanin peptides-like, which yields MQSSCALLCISLCVFTAHLSRIHGMTLMKPEKRGWTLNSAGYLLGPYAHRSLNVRHRASGKRDTGNQNSSFPTSSYNDSYLLSILGHLAYLRLKEKGMTEDFSGSFINSGNMKQ from the exons ATGCAGTCGAGTTGTGCTTTACTCTGTATCTCACTTTGTGTTTTTACTGCACATCTCTCAAGGATCCACGGCATGACCCTCATG AAACCAGAGAAAAGGGGCTGGACTCTGAACAGTGCTGGGTATCTACTAGGACctt ATGCTCACAGAAGTCTTAATGTGAGACACAGAGCTTCAGGAAAAAGAGACACGGGCAATCAGAATTCAAGCTTTCCCACGTCTTCATACA ATGATTCATATCTTCTATCAATTCTGGGTCATCTTGCATATCTGCGATTAAAAG AAAAGGGAATGACTGAAGATTTCAGTGGATCTTTTATTAATAGTGGCAATATGAAGcaataa